CTGGTCGTGGCCAAGGAAAGCCATCAGCCCTACGACGCCGGCAAGCTGGCCACGCGTTTGCGCCAGTCGGTGGCGGAAGTGGTCAAGAAGCAAATTGAATCCGGGATCGACGTGATCAACGACGGCGAGCTTTCCAAAGTTACCTTCACCAGTTATATGCGCGAGCGGCTGAGCGGAATTGAAGACCGCAAAGCGAGCCATCCCACCCAAAAAATATACGCGCGCGATGAGAAGGAATTTCCCGAATACTTTGCCAAGGGGCCCGTTTTCGGCGGCGGTGCCGGGGGTCCCAGCGGCGGCCAAGGCGGGGGCACCCGCGAGGCAGTACTAACCGGCCCCATCAAATATATCGGTCAAGCGGCGGTGGCGGAGGATATCGCCAATTTCAAAGCCGCGCTGCAAGGCGTCAACCCGCTGGAGGCCTTTCTCCCCGCGGTGACTCCAGGCACCATCGAGCACTGGCTGCACAACGAACATTATCCCGACGCTCAGTCCTATCTTTACGCGATCGCCGCCGCCCTGCACGAGGAATACAAGGCGATCATCGACGCCGGCTTTGTCTTGCAAATAGACGACCCCGATCTTCCCGACGCTTGGCAGATTTATCCTCAGATGGACATCGCGGCCTATCGCAAGTTCGCCGAACTGCGAATCGACGCGCTCAATCGGGCGTTGGAAGGCCTGCCCGAGGACCGCATACGCTTCCATACCTGCTGGGGCAGCTATCACGGCCCCCACAAGTACGACGTGCCTCTCAAGGAGATCGTCGATCTAATCCTCAAGGTTAAGGCCGAATGCAT
The DNA window shown above is from Candidatus Binataceae bacterium and carries:
- a CDS encoding cobalamin-independent methionine synthase II family protein; protein product: MKRSMDRIITSHAGSLPRPGDLRELVVAKESHQPYDAGKLATRLRQSVAEVVKKQIESGIDVINDGELSKVTFTSYMRERLSGIEDRKASHPTQKIYARDEKEFPEYFAKGPVFGGGAGGPSGGQGGGTREAVLTGPIKYIGQAAVAEDIANFKAALQGVNPLEAFLPAVTPGTIEHWLHNEHYPDAQSYLYAIAAALHEEYKAIIDAGFVLQIDDPDLPDAWQIYPQMDIAAYRKFAELRIDALNRALEGLPEDRIRFHTCWGSYHGPHKYDVPLKEIVDLILKVKAECISIEASNPCHEHDYHVWEKVKLPAGKSLMPGVVGHYSDFIEHPELIAERLVRYAKIVGRENVIAGTDCGIGSRVGHPKIAWAKFEAMSEGARIASKQLWNR